From a single Arachis hypogaea cultivar Tifrunner chromosome 3, arahy.Tifrunner.gnm2.J5K5, whole genome shotgun sequence genomic region:
- the LOC112789694 gene encoding BTB/POZ domain-containing protein At3g22104 isoform X1 — protein sequence MESCYCNLEVEVNGEETFMVDKAIIAQYSSKLARLFGKSSGPSGKLKVIFHDFPGGAEGFELMLKFCYNNGSIDMNSSNLLQAHCAAEYMEMKDSVLGVPNLLEQTEKSLEEISYWRWSELLVALKQCQNLSTVLDYYSNSMMLEKCMDTIVGRMFLASEASPCPSTCSTDSSSGGVRFSCDSKSTESIKTSSFSSRPCWWFEDLVFLNPVLVEMLVRSMITRKLEHGLISRFLMYYQKARFSSTIDVSEKIKILEMVIDMHYDMEYYHNSSIPFKTLFGILRISLSLNISKSCRHKLEAMIGSNLDQATLDNLLVPSPYGISYLYDVKLVLKFLKAFLRRGGGVVAPTRMKKVASLIDLYIAEIAPDPSLRPSKFLALATAIPDSARDSYDELYHAMDMYLEVHGQLSEEEKVKICCGLNYDKLSPQACIHLSQNTKFPSKSAVQALISQQSKLKNLIQSTPATSPLLNGSSPPFCFTNVNAQKGNKDKSNDQVVLYSSTGDFDASSDNERLKAHLQGMQWRVMELEKICKKMQTQMAKITKSKVPPNSYARSLPKLCS from the exons ATGGAATCTTGTTACTGCAATCTTGAAGTTGAGGTAAATGGAGAAGAGACCTTCATGGTTGACAag gcTATTATTGCTCAATACTCAAGCAAGTTAGCTAGATTATTTGGAAAATCTAGTGGTCCCAGTGGGAAACTCAAAGTAATATTCCATGATTTTCCAGGGGGTGCTGAGGGTTTTGAGCTTAtgctaaaattttgttacaacaaTGGAAGCATTGACATGAACTCTTCCAATTTGTTACAAGCACATTGTGCTGCTGAGTACATGGAAATGAAGGATTCTGTTCTTGGTGTTCCTAATTTGTTGGAACAAACAGAGAAGTCACTTGAAGAAATAAGCTATTGGAGATGGTCTGAACTTTTGGTTGCTTTGAAACAGTGCCAGAATCTATCAACTGTGTTGGATTACTATTCTAATTCAATGATGCTGGAGAAGTGTATGGACACCATTGTTGGGAGAATGTTTCTTGCTAGTGAAGCAAGCCCATGCCCTTCAACTTGCTCAACTGATAGTTCTTCCGGTGGGGTCCGGTTTTCGTGTGATTCGAAGAGTACTGAGAGTATCAAGACGAGTAGCTTCAGTTCGCGTCCGTGTTGGTGGTTTGAGGATCTTGTTTTCTTAAATCCGGTTTTGGTTGAAATGTTGGTGAGGTCAATGATCACAAgaaaattggaacatggtttgaTTAGTAGGTTTCTAATGTATTATCAAAAAGCAAGATTTTCAAGTACTATTGATGTGAGTGAGAAGATTAAGATCTTGGAAATGGTCATAGATATGCATTATGATATGGAGTACTACCATAATAGTTCAATCCCTTTTAAGACCTTGTTTGGGATTCTAAGAATTAGTTTGAGTTTGAACATAAGCAAAAGTTGTAGGCACAAGTTGGAGGCCATGATTGGTTCCAatttggatcaagcaactttggACAATTTGCTTGTTCCATCACCATATGGAATAAGTTACTTGTATGATGTGAAACTTGTTCTCAAGTTTCTAAAGGCGTTCTTGCGACGCGGCGGCGGCGTTGTTGCTCCCACTAGGATGAAGAAAGTTGCAAGCTTGATAGATTTGTACATAGCAGAGATAGCACCTGATCCTTCTTTAAGGCCTTCTAAGTTCTTGGCTCTTGCCACTGCAATTCCAGATTCTGCAAGAGACTCTTATGATGAGCTCTACCATGCCATGGACATGTACCTTGAG GTTCATGGTCAATTGTCAGAAGAAGAAAAGGTGAAGATATGTTGTGGATTAAACTATGATAAGCTTTCACCACAAGCTTGCATACACCTTTCTCAGAACACAAAATTCCCATCAAAATCAGCAGTTCAGGCTCTCATATCACAACAATCAAAGCTCAAAAACTTGATCCAATCTACTCCAGCTACATCACCATTACTCAATGGCTCATCACCCCCTTTCTGCTTTACAAATGTTAATGCACAAAAGGGAAACAAAGACAAAAGCAATGACCAAGTTGTGTTGTATTCTTCTACTGGAGACTTTGATGCTTCATCTGATAATGAGAGACTCAAGGCACATTTGCAAGGAATGCAATGGAGGGTTATGGAATTAGAGAAAATCTGTAAGAAAATGCAAACTCAGATGGCAAAGATCACAAAATCAAAAGTACCACCCAATAGTTATGCAAGATCTTTGCCTAAGCTCTGTTCatga
- the LOC112789694 gene encoding BTB/POZ domain-containing protein At3g22104 isoform X3 translates to MKGGYYLMAIIAQYSSKLARLFGKSSGPSGKLKVIFHDFPGGAEGFELMLKFCYNNGSIDMNSSNLLQAHCAAEYMEMKDSVLGVPNLLEQTEKSLEEISYWRWSELLVALKQCQNLSTVLDYYSNSMMLEKCMDTIVGRMFLASEASPCPSTCSTDSSSGGVRFSCDSKSTESIKTSSFSSRPCWWFEDLVFLNPVLVEMLVRSMITRKLEHGLISRFLMYYQKARFSSTIDVSEKIKILEMVIDMHYDMEYYHNSSIPFKTLFGILRISLSLNISKSCRHKLEAMIGSNLDQATLDNLLVPSPYGISYLYDVKLVLKFLKAFLRRGGGVVAPTRMKKVASLIDLYIAEIAPDPSLRPSKFLALATAIPDSARDSYDELYHAMDMYLEVHGQLSEEEKVKICCGLNYDKLSPQACIHLSQNTKFPSKSAVQALISQQSKLKNLIQSTPATSPLLNGSSPPFCFTNVNAQKGNKDKSNDQVVLYSSTGDFDASSDNERLKAHLQGMQWRVMELEKICKKMQTQMAKITKSKVPPNSYARSLPKLCS, encoded by the exons ATGAAGGGGGGTTATTATTTAATG gcTATTATTGCTCAATACTCAAGCAAGTTAGCTAGATTATTTGGAAAATCTAGTGGTCCCAGTGGGAAACTCAAAGTAATATTCCATGATTTTCCAGGGGGTGCTGAGGGTTTTGAGCTTAtgctaaaattttgttacaacaaTGGAAGCATTGACATGAACTCTTCCAATTTGTTACAAGCACATTGTGCTGCTGAGTACATGGAAATGAAGGATTCTGTTCTTGGTGTTCCTAATTTGTTGGAACAAACAGAGAAGTCACTTGAAGAAATAAGCTATTGGAGATGGTCTGAACTTTTGGTTGCTTTGAAACAGTGCCAGAATCTATCAACTGTGTTGGATTACTATTCTAATTCAATGATGCTGGAGAAGTGTATGGACACCATTGTTGGGAGAATGTTTCTTGCTAGTGAAGCAAGCCCATGCCCTTCAACTTGCTCAACTGATAGTTCTTCCGGTGGGGTCCGGTTTTCGTGTGATTCGAAGAGTACTGAGAGTATCAAGACGAGTAGCTTCAGTTCGCGTCCGTGTTGGTGGTTTGAGGATCTTGTTTTCTTAAATCCGGTTTTGGTTGAAATGTTGGTGAGGTCAATGATCACAAgaaaattggaacatggtttgaTTAGTAGGTTTCTAATGTATTATCAAAAAGCAAGATTTTCAAGTACTATTGATGTGAGTGAGAAGATTAAGATCTTGGAAATGGTCATAGATATGCATTATGATATGGAGTACTACCATAATAGTTCAATCCCTTTTAAGACCTTGTTTGGGATTCTAAGAATTAGTTTGAGTTTGAACATAAGCAAAAGTTGTAGGCACAAGTTGGAGGCCATGATTGGTTCCAatttggatcaagcaactttggACAATTTGCTTGTTCCATCACCATATGGAATAAGTTACTTGTATGATGTGAAACTTGTTCTCAAGTTTCTAAAGGCGTTCTTGCGACGCGGCGGCGGCGTTGTTGCTCCCACTAGGATGAAGAAAGTTGCAAGCTTGATAGATTTGTACATAGCAGAGATAGCACCTGATCCTTCTTTAAGGCCTTCTAAGTTCTTGGCTCTTGCCACTGCAATTCCAGATTCTGCAAGAGACTCTTATGATGAGCTCTACCATGCCATGGACATGTACCTTGAG GTTCATGGTCAATTGTCAGAAGAAGAAAAGGTGAAGATATGTTGTGGATTAAACTATGATAAGCTTTCACCACAAGCTTGCATACACCTTTCTCAGAACACAAAATTCCCATCAAAATCAGCAGTTCAGGCTCTCATATCACAACAATCAAAGCTCAAAAACTTGATCCAATCTACTCCAGCTACATCACCATTACTCAATGGCTCATCACCCCCTTTCTGCTTTACAAATGTTAATGCACAAAAGGGAAACAAAGACAAAAGCAATGACCAAGTTGTGTTGTATTCTTCTACTGGAGACTTTGATGCTTCATCTGATAATGAGAGACTCAAGGCACATTTGCAAGGAATGCAATGGAGGGTTATGGAATTAGAGAAAATCTGTAAGAAAATGCAAACTCAGATGGCAAAGATCACAAAATCAAAAGTACCACCCAATAGTTATGCAAGATCTTTGCCTAAGCTCTGTTCatga
- the LOC112789694 gene encoding BTB/POZ domain-containing protein At3g22104 isoform X2 — MGLPRKDAGSSPLHSNIMAIIAQYSSKLARLFGKSSGPSGKLKVIFHDFPGGAEGFELMLKFCYNNGSIDMNSSNLLQAHCAAEYMEMKDSVLGVPNLLEQTEKSLEEISYWRWSELLVALKQCQNLSTVLDYYSNSMMLEKCMDTIVGRMFLASEASPCPSTCSTDSSSGGVRFSCDSKSTESIKTSSFSSRPCWWFEDLVFLNPVLVEMLVRSMITRKLEHGLISRFLMYYQKARFSSTIDVSEKIKILEMVIDMHYDMEYYHNSSIPFKTLFGILRISLSLNISKSCRHKLEAMIGSNLDQATLDNLLVPSPYGISYLYDVKLVLKFLKAFLRRGGGVVAPTRMKKVASLIDLYIAEIAPDPSLRPSKFLALATAIPDSARDSYDELYHAMDMYLEVHGQLSEEEKVKICCGLNYDKLSPQACIHLSQNTKFPSKSAVQALISQQSKLKNLIQSTPATSPLLNGSSPPFCFTNVNAQKGNKDKSNDQVVLYSSTGDFDASSDNERLKAHLQGMQWRVMELEKICKKMQTQMAKITKSKVPPNSYARSLPKLCS; from the exons ATGGGGTTACCTAGGAAGGATGCTGGATCATCACCATTACACTCTAACATTATG gcTATTATTGCTCAATACTCAAGCAAGTTAGCTAGATTATTTGGAAAATCTAGTGGTCCCAGTGGGAAACTCAAAGTAATATTCCATGATTTTCCAGGGGGTGCTGAGGGTTTTGAGCTTAtgctaaaattttgttacaacaaTGGAAGCATTGACATGAACTCTTCCAATTTGTTACAAGCACATTGTGCTGCTGAGTACATGGAAATGAAGGATTCTGTTCTTGGTGTTCCTAATTTGTTGGAACAAACAGAGAAGTCACTTGAAGAAATAAGCTATTGGAGATGGTCTGAACTTTTGGTTGCTTTGAAACAGTGCCAGAATCTATCAACTGTGTTGGATTACTATTCTAATTCAATGATGCTGGAGAAGTGTATGGACACCATTGTTGGGAGAATGTTTCTTGCTAGTGAAGCAAGCCCATGCCCTTCAACTTGCTCAACTGATAGTTCTTCCGGTGGGGTCCGGTTTTCGTGTGATTCGAAGAGTACTGAGAGTATCAAGACGAGTAGCTTCAGTTCGCGTCCGTGTTGGTGGTTTGAGGATCTTGTTTTCTTAAATCCGGTTTTGGTTGAAATGTTGGTGAGGTCAATGATCACAAgaaaattggaacatggtttgaTTAGTAGGTTTCTAATGTATTATCAAAAAGCAAGATTTTCAAGTACTATTGATGTGAGTGAGAAGATTAAGATCTTGGAAATGGTCATAGATATGCATTATGATATGGAGTACTACCATAATAGTTCAATCCCTTTTAAGACCTTGTTTGGGATTCTAAGAATTAGTTTGAGTTTGAACATAAGCAAAAGTTGTAGGCACAAGTTGGAGGCCATGATTGGTTCCAatttggatcaagcaactttggACAATTTGCTTGTTCCATCACCATATGGAATAAGTTACTTGTATGATGTGAAACTTGTTCTCAAGTTTCTAAAGGCGTTCTTGCGACGCGGCGGCGGCGTTGTTGCTCCCACTAGGATGAAGAAAGTTGCAAGCTTGATAGATTTGTACATAGCAGAGATAGCACCTGATCCTTCTTTAAGGCCTTCTAAGTTCTTGGCTCTTGCCACTGCAATTCCAGATTCTGCAAGAGACTCTTATGATGAGCTCTACCATGCCATGGACATGTACCTTGAG GTTCATGGTCAATTGTCAGAAGAAGAAAAGGTGAAGATATGTTGTGGATTAAACTATGATAAGCTTTCACCACAAGCTTGCATACACCTTTCTCAGAACACAAAATTCCCATCAAAATCAGCAGTTCAGGCTCTCATATCACAACAATCAAAGCTCAAAAACTTGATCCAATCTACTCCAGCTACATCACCATTACTCAATGGCTCATCACCCCCTTTCTGCTTTACAAATGTTAATGCACAAAAGGGAAACAAAGACAAAAGCAATGACCAAGTTGTGTTGTATTCTTCTACTGGAGACTTTGATGCTTCATCTGATAATGAGAGACTCAAGGCACATTTGCAAGGAATGCAATGGAGGGTTATGGAATTAGAGAAAATCTGTAAGAAAATGCAAACTCAGATGGCAAAGATCACAAAATCAAAAGTACCACCCAATAGTTATGCAAGATCTTTGCCTAAGCTCTGTTCatga
- the LOC112789694 gene encoding BTB/POZ domain-containing protein At3g22104 isoform X4, translating into MLKFCYNNGSIDMNSSNLLQAHCAAEYMEMKDSVLGVPNLLEQTEKSLEEISYWRWSELLVALKQCQNLSTVLDYYSNSMMLEKCMDTIVGRMFLASEASPCPSTCSTDSSSGGVRFSCDSKSTESIKTSSFSSRPCWWFEDLVFLNPVLVEMLVRSMITRKLEHGLISRFLMYYQKARFSSTIDVSEKIKILEMVIDMHYDMEYYHNSSIPFKTLFGILRISLSLNISKSCRHKLEAMIGSNLDQATLDNLLVPSPYGISYLYDVKLVLKFLKAFLRRGGGVVAPTRMKKVASLIDLYIAEIAPDPSLRPSKFLALATAIPDSARDSYDELYHAMDMYLEVHGQLSEEEKVKICCGLNYDKLSPQACIHLSQNTKFPSKSAVQALISQQSKLKNLIQSTPATSPLLNGSSPPFCFTNVNAQKGNKDKSNDQVVLYSSTGDFDASSDNERLKAHLQGMQWRVMELEKICKKMQTQMAKITKSKVPPNSYARSLPKLCS; encoded by the exons AtgctaaaattttgttacaacaaTGGAAGCATTGACATGAACTCTTCCAATTTGTTACAAGCACATTGTGCTGCTGAGTACATGGAAATGAAGGATTCTGTTCTTGGTGTTCCTAATTTGTTGGAACAAACAGAGAAGTCACTTGAAGAAATAAGCTATTGGAGATGGTCTGAACTTTTGGTTGCTTTGAAACAGTGCCAGAATCTATCAACTGTGTTGGATTACTATTCTAATTCAATGATGCTGGAGAAGTGTATGGACACCATTGTTGGGAGAATGTTTCTTGCTAGTGAAGCAAGCCCATGCCCTTCAACTTGCTCAACTGATAGTTCTTCCGGTGGGGTCCGGTTTTCGTGTGATTCGAAGAGTACTGAGAGTATCAAGACGAGTAGCTTCAGTTCGCGTCCGTGTTGGTGGTTTGAGGATCTTGTTTTCTTAAATCCGGTTTTGGTTGAAATGTTGGTGAGGTCAATGATCACAAgaaaattggaacatggtttgaTTAGTAGGTTTCTAATGTATTATCAAAAAGCAAGATTTTCAAGTACTATTGATGTGAGTGAGAAGATTAAGATCTTGGAAATGGTCATAGATATGCATTATGATATGGAGTACTACCATAATAGTTCAATCCCTTTTAAGACCTTGTTTGGGATTCTAAGAATTAGTTTGAGTTTGAACATAAGCAAAAGTTGTAGGCACAAGTTGGAGGCCATGATTGGTTCCAatttggatcaagcaactttggACAATTTGCTTGTTCCATCACCATATGGAATAAGTTACTTGTATGATGTGAAACTTGTTCTCAAGTTTCTAAAGGCGTTCTTGCGACGCGGCGGCGGCGTTGTTGCTCCCACTAGGATGAAGAAAGTTGCAAGCTTGATAGATTTGTACATAGCAGAGATAGCACCTGATCCTTCTTTAAGGCCTTCTAAGTTCTTGGCTCTTGCCACTGCAATTCCAGATTCTGCAAGAGACTCTTATGATGAGCTCTACCATGCCATGGACATGTACCTTGAG GTTCATGGTCAATTGTCAGAAGAAGAAAAGGTGAAGATATGTTGTGGATTAAACTATGATAAGCTTTCACCACAAGCTTGCATACACCTTTCTCAGAACACAAAATTCCCATCAAAATCAGCAGTTCAGGCTCTCATATCACAACAATCAAAGCTCAAAAACTTGATCCAATCTACTCCAGCTACATCACCATTACTCAATGGCTCATCACCCCCTTTCTGCTTTACAAATGTTAATGCACAAAAGGGAAACAAAGACAAAAGCAATGACCAAGTTGTGTTGTATTCTTCTACTGGAGACTTTGATGCTTCATCTGATAATGAGAGACTCAAGGCACATTTGCAAGGAATGCAATGGAGGGTTATGGAATTAGAGAAAATCTGTAAGAAAATGCAAACTCAGATGGCAAAGATCACAAAATCAAAAGTACCACCCAATAGTTATGCAAGATCTTTGCCTAAGCTCTGTTCatga
- the LOC112773537 gene encoding uncharacterized protein: MSTTYSVWPVILIPYNLPPWLCMKQTSFILSMIIPGPKMPGNDIDVFLEPLGDELKQLWDGVETYDANKGTTFKMRAALMWTISDLPGLENLSGWNTSSGLACRTCNVDAKAQQLTFSRKWCYTGHRRFLNQGHKYRVDRKRFDGQVESRDPPMKYYRTDVLRQQSNLQVSFGKNPTLTAKRRRIGEDADQDDSVWKKWTVFFELPYWKDHMLRHNLDVMHIEKNICDNLVYTILNDSVKSKDNLKARKDLQSMGIRPELWLDEGGKYCSAIFTMSNPQKDVFLKTLQNVVFPNGYSSNIARCVDIRRCVDIRQRKLYGLKSHDCHILMEQLLLILVKNALPSPVSNVIASLSSFFRELCGKAVNPMQLGALQDHVVQSLCQMEMIFLPSFFIVMVHLTVHLVDELKIGGPQYVRNRAQAEGSIVEGYLSEEILTFCSRYLDNTETRINRPARVDDQPVDITNNTGCTIFPVIGKASGALSHFALTPMERDQAHRHVLVNCEAVAPLLSKSETKRKLRDQTRSYSRIDCVVHAEFTRRFKREVPMDSIVHSKEMKLLACGPILQASRFGAYNDNGYKFRTITKEDGMKTQNSGVYVSSNTRSYASMRDNRVAVGSVPYYGKIVDIIELNYSCHFTVVLFKCIWADTTTRRGMKEDHLGLTSINFAHPIHTGD; the protein is encoded by the exons ATGAGTACCACGTATTCCGTTTGGCCTGTGATTCTTATTCCGTACAATCTTCCTCCTTGGCTATGCATGAAACAGACATCTTTTATTCTATCTATGATTATTCCTGGTCCTAAAATGCCGGGTAACGACATTGATGTTTTTTTGGAGCCCCTGGGAGATGAGTTGAAGCAACTCTGGGATGGCGTTGAAACTTATGATGCTAATAAGGGAACCACTTTCAAGATGCGTGCGGCGCTAATGTGGACTATTAGCGATTTACCAGGGTTGGAAAATTTATCTGGGTGGAACACATCCAGTGGGTTAGCTTGTCGCACGTGTAACGTGGACGCTAAGGCTCAGCAACTAACATTCAGTCGAAAATGGTGTTACACGGGCCATCGCCGCTTCTTGAATCAGGGCCATAAATATAGAGTAGATCGGAAAAGATTTGACGGACAAGTTGAAAGCAGAGATCCACCGATGAAGTATTATAGAACAGATGTCTTAAGGCAGCAGTCTAACTTGCAAGTATCGTTTGGGAAGAACCCAACTCTGACAGCCAAAAGAAGACGCATTGGTGAAGATGCAGATCAAGATGACTCGGTTTGGAAAAAGTGGACTGTGTTCTTTGAACTCCCGTACTGGAAGGATCACATGCTGCGTCATAACCTTGACgtgatgcacatagagaagaacaTTTGTGACAATCTGGTCTACACTATTTTAAACGACAGCGTCAAATCAAAAGATAATCTTAAAGCTCGCAAAGATTTACAAAGCATGGGCATAAGGCCTGAATTGTGGCTGGACGAAGGTGGTAAATATTGTTCAGCAATCTTCACAATGTCGAATCCACAGAAGGATGTATTCCTGAAGACTCTACAGAATGTGGTCTTTCCAAATGGTTACTCAAGCAATATTGCTCGTTGTGTTGACATCCGACGTTGTGTTGACATCCGACAGCGCAAGTTGTATGGGTTGAAGAGTCACGACTGTCACATTCTAATGGAACAATTACTtctaattttggtgaaaaatgcaTTGCCAAGTCCGGTATCGAATGTGATTGCTTCTCTGTCCTCATTTTTCCGAGAACTCTGTGGAAAAGCTGTAAATCCTATGCAGCTTGGTGCCCTTCAGGATCATGTTGTGCAAAGTCTGTGTCAGATGGAAATGATATTtcttccatccttcttcattgTCATGGTTCACCTTACGGTGCACCTGGTTGATGAACTAAAAATTGGTGGCCCG CAATACGTGCGTAACAGGGCACAAGCTGAAGGCTCAATTGTGGAAGGCTATTTATCCGAGGAGATTTTGACATTCTGCTCCAGATATTTGGATAATACTGAGACTAGAATCAACCGTCCAGCGCGAGTTGATGATCAACCTGTTGATATTACAAACAATACAGGATGTACTATATTCCCTGTAATTGGAAAAGCTTCAGGGGCTCTCTCACATTTTGCACTGACCCCAATGGAAAGAGATCAGGCACATCGACATGTGCTAGTCAATTGCGAGGCCGTCGCTCCATTATTGAGTAA GTCAGAAACCAAGCGAAAATTACGGGATCAAACAAGGTCATACTCTAGGATAGATTGTGTTGTGCATGCAGAATTTACTCGCCGGTTCAAGCGTGAG GTTCCAATGGACAGTATCGTACATTCGAAAGAAATGAAGTTACTGGCATGTGGTCCCATTCTTCAGGCGAGCCGGTTTGGGGCATACAACGACAATGGGTACAAGTTTAGAACTATCACAAAGGAAGACGGGATGAAAACACAAAATAGTGGAGTTTATGTCTCATCCAATACAAGAAGTTATGCTAGCATGCGTGACAACAGAGTGGCTGTTGGTAGTGTTCCATATTATGGAAAAATTGTGGACATCATCGAATTGAACTACAGCTGCCATTTCACAGTGGTTTTGTTCAAATGTATTTGGGCTGATACAACTACGAGAAGAGGAATGAAAGAAGACCATTTGGGCCTTACCAGCATTAATTTTGCTCATCCAATTCACACCGGTGATTGA